In one Pseudomonas fitomaticsae genomic region, the following are encoded:
- a CDS encoding YmfQ family protein — protein MAAIRTAAQYQAQLRALLPSGPAWDPERVPELEEVLQGVAVELARLDARAADLLNEMDPAGVSELVPDWEQVMNLPDPCLGATPLFDDRRLAVRRRLLAVGSQAVGYYLDIAKSQGYPNATITELEAPRMGRSRFGAAHWGTWEAQFMWTLNTGGRLLLGRRYGASYWGERFGVNPGSALECLIHRAAPAHTKVHINYD, from the coding sequence ATGGCTGCCATAAGAACCGCCGCGCAATACCAGGCGCAACTGCGCGCCTTGCTGCCGAGCGGCCCGGCGTGGGATCCGGAACGCGTGCCGGAACTCGAGGAAGTGCTGCAAGGCGTCGCCGTCGAACTGGCGCGCCTCGACGCTCGCGCCGCCGACCTGCTCAACGAAATGGACCCGGCCGGCGTCAGCGAACTGGTGCCGGACTGGGAGCAGGTGATGAACCTGCCCGACCCGTGCCTCGGCGCCACGCCGCTGTTCGACGACCGCCGCCTCGCCGTGCGCCGCCGCTTGCTGGCGGTCGGCAGCCAGGCCGTCGGTTATTACCTGGACATCGCCAAAAGCCAGGGTTATCCCAACGCCACCATCACCGAACTCGAAGCCCCGCGCATGGGCCGTTCGCGTTTCGGCGCAGCGCATTGGGGCACCTGGGAAGCGCAGTTCATGTGGACGCTCAACACCGGTGGCCGGCTGTTGCTTGGCCGGCGTTATGGCGCGAGTTATTGGGGCGAGCGCTTTGGCGTGAATCCCGGCTCGGCGCTGGAATGCCTGATCCATCGGGCGGCGCCGGCGCATACCAAGGTGCACATCAACTATGACTAG
- a CDS encoding baseplate J/gp47 family protein, producing MPFETPSLPVLIKRTQSDLAGDSLRQSDAQVLARTLGGAAYGLYGYLDWIAEQILPDTADESTLERIAALRLNQPRKPAQVATGTVSFNATAGAVLDADTLLQSSDGRTFKVTASRTTVNGVNSTSIAALDAGSLGNADAGLALTPVQPITGVVSNSFVVLAPGLNGGVARESLESLRSRVIRSYRVIPHGGSASDYETWALEVPGVTRAWCRGGFLGPGTVGVYIMRDDDPQPVPNADQLAEVQAYIEPLRPVTAEVHVRPPVQKPVTYQLKLTPDTTAVRAAVETQLRDLHNREADLGEDLLISHIREAISSAAGETDHVLSAPVENVAAGDSELLTFGGCVWLP from the coding sequence ATGCCGTTTGAAACCCCTTCGCTGCCGGTGCTGATCAAGCGCACCCAAAGCGACCTGGCCGGCGATTCGCTGCGCCAGTCCGATGCGCAAGTCCTGGCCCGCACACTCGGCGGCGCTGCCTATGGTCTTTACGGCTACCTCGACTGGATTGCCGAGCAGATCCTGCCCGACACCGCCGATGAGTCGACCCTGGAGCGCATCGCCGCGCTGCGCCTGAACCAGCCGCGCAAACCGGCGCAGGTCGCCACCGGCACGGTCAGCTTCAACGCCACGGCGGGCGCGGTGCTGGACGCCGATACGTTGCTGCAATCGAGTGACGGTCGCACCTTCAAAGTCACCGCCTCCCGCACCACCGTCAATGGCGTCAACAGCACCAGCATCGCCGCGCTGGATGCCGGCAGTCTGGGCAACGCCGATGCCGGGCTGGCGTTGACGCCGGTGCAGCCGATCACCGGTGTGGTCAGCAACAGTTTTGTAGTGCTGGCGCCGGGACTCAACGGCGGTGTGGCGCGGGAAAGCCTGGAGTCGCTGCGCTCGCGGGTGATCCGTTCCTATCGCGTCATCCCCCACGGTGGTTCGGCCAGCGACTATGAAACCTGGGCGCTGGAAGTGCCGGGTGTGACCCGCGCGTGGTGCCGTGGCGGCTTCCTCGGGCCGGGTACCGTCGGCGTGTACATCATGCGCGACGACGATCCGCAACCGGTGCCGAATGCCGATCAACTGGCCGAAGTGCAGGCCTATATCGAGCCGTTGCGCCCGGTGACCGCCGAAGTGCATGTACGTCCGCCGGTGCAGAAACCGGTGACCTATCAACTGAAGCTGACCCCCGACACCACCGCCGTGCGCGCCGCCGTCGAAACCCAACTGCGCGACCTGCACAACCGCGAAGCCGACCTGGGCGAAGATCTGTTGATCAGCCATATCCGCGAAGCGATCAGCAGCGCGGCGGGCGAGACTGACCACGTACTGTCGGCCCCGGTGGAGAACGTGGCCGCGGGTGACAGCGAACTGCTCACCTTCGGGGGTTGCGTATGGCTGCCATAA
- a CDS encoding phage baseplate assembly protein V: protein MSLLTRLLARGTVVLANSASKLQSLQMRLTAGEVNDDLEHFEPYGFTSHPLAGAEGVVTFLGGDRSHAIALVVADRRYRLQSLAAGEVAIYTDEGDKIHFKRGRIIDIETATLNIRASTAVNFETPVINQTGKIVSKGDQVAGGISQIKHVHVGVQAGSGQTGAPAGGQ, encoded by the coding sequence ATGAGCCTACTGACACGCCTGCTGGCGCGCGGCACTGTCGTGCTCGCCAATTCGGCATCCAAGCTGCAATCGCTGCAAATGCGCCTCACCGCCGGTGAAGTGAACGACGACCTGGAGCACTTCGAACCCTACGGCTTCACCAGCCATCCGCTGGCCGGTGCCGAAGGCGTCGTCACGTTTCTCGGCGGCGACCGTTCTCACGCCATCGCCCTGGTGGTCGCCGACCGCCGTTACCGCCTGCAATCGCTGGCGGCCGGCGAGGTGGCGATCTACACCGACGAGGGCGACAAAATTCACTTCAAGCGCGGGCGGATCATCGACATCGAAACCGCCACGCTGAACATTCGCGCCAGCACCGCCGTGAACTTCGAGACGCCGGTGATCAACCAGACCGGCAAGATCGTATCCAAAGGCGACCAGGTTGCCGGCGGCATCAGCCAGATCAAGCACGTGCACGTTGGCGTGCAGGCGGGCAGTGGCCAGACCGGCGCGCCGGCGGGAGGTCAATGA
- a CDS encoding phage baseplate assembly protein — translation MNETDNRVTLTVDNMEYGGWKSVQITADLERQFRTFKLDITWQWPGQTVDQRIKAGDPCEVRIGKDLVLTGYVFKAPISYDGRQISLSIEGSSKTQDLVDCAARNIPGQWQEQPLLNIVQALAGEYSQFVVNEIPETARLSKHTIVPGETVFQSIDRLLSLYRVFSTDDAEGRLVLAKPGSGGRASDALELGKNILSANAPMDHSQVFSEYRVIGQQKGNDKKSGAAVSEVESSATDLSFKRRRTTIINEGSQLTFELAQQRAQWESATRMGRALTTTYQVQGWRQSNGDLWRHNTLVKVKDPVLGFDGDMLISKVTYSLSAQGSVTTLQVAPPHTFDPDPTPPKKT, via the coding sequence ATGAACGAGACTGACAACCGCGTCACGCTGACCGTCGACAACATGGAGTACGGCGGCTGGAAAAGCGTGCAGATCACCGCGGACCTGGAGCGTCAGTTCCGCACCTTCAAACTCGACATCACCTGGCAATGGCCGGGGCAGACCGTGGATCAGCGGATCAAGGCCGGCGACCCGTGCGAAGTGCGGATCGGCAAGGATCTGGTGCTCACCGGTTATGTGTTCAAGGCCCCGATCAGCTATGACGGGCGGCAGATCAGCCTGAGCATCGAAGGTAGTTCCAAGACCCAGGATCTGGTCGATTGTGCGGCGCGAAACATCCCCGGCCAATGGCAGGAGCAGCCGCTGTTGAACATCGTCCAGGCCCTGGCCGGGGAATACTCGCAGTTTGTGGTCAACGAGATTCCCGAGACCGCACGCCTGAGCAAACACACGATCGTTCCGGGTGAAACGGTGTTTCAGTCGATCGACCGTCTGCTCTCGCTGTACCGGGTGTTTTCCACCGATGACGCCGAAGGCCGGCTGGTGCTGGCCAAACCGGGCAGCGGTGGCCGCGCCAGCGATGCGCTGGAGCTGGGCAAGAACATTCTCTCGGCCAATGCGCCGATGGATCACAGCCAGGTGTTCTCCGAATACCGGGTGATCGGCCAGCAAAAGGGCAACGACAAGAAGAGCGGGGCGGCGGTCAGCGAGGTTGAATCCAGCGCGACCGACCTGAGCTTCAAGCGCCGACGCACGACGATCATCAACGAAGGCTCGCAACTGACGTTCGAACTGGCCCAGCAACGGGCCCAGTGGGAAAGTGCCACGCGCATGGGCCGGGCGCTGACCACCACTTATCAGGTGCAGGGCTGGCGCCAGTCCAACGGCGATCTGTGGCGCCACAACACGCTGGTGAAGGTCAAGGATCCGGTGCTCGGCTTCGATGGCGACATGCTGATCTCCAAAGTGACGTACTCGCTGTCGGCGCAAGGCTCGGTGACCACGCTGCAAGTGGCACCGCCGCATACCTTCGATCCTGACCCGACGCCCCCGAAAAAAACCTGA
- a CDS encoding phage GP46 family protein, which produces MLFSQNLHAALTRAVLISLFTWRRAADDDALDDEERFGWWGDTFPTVADDRIGSRLWLLRRVKLTRQTQMDAEFYAREALQWLIDDGHCSAIDIISERLDAQRLNLRTVLTLADGERLDINPDNSWQVIYAV; this is translated from the coding sequence ATGCTTTTCAGTCAGAACCTCCACGCCGCGCTGACCCGTGCGGTGCTGATCAGCCTGTTCACCTGGCGCCGCGCTGCCGACGACGATGCCCTCGACGACGAGGAACGTTTCGGCTGGTGGGGCGACACCTTTCCCACCGTGGCTGACGATCGTATCGGCTCGCGGCTGTGGCTGTTGCGCCGGGTCAAGCTGACCCGCCAGACCCAGATGGACGCCGAGTTCTATGCCCGCGAAGCCTTGCAATGGCTGATCGACGACGGCCATTGCAGCGCCATCGACATCATCAGCGAACGCCTCGACGCCCAGCGCCTGAACCTGCGCACGGTCCTGACCCTGGCCGACGGCGAACGCCTGGACATCAACCCCGATAACAGTTGGCAGGTGATCTATGCCGTTTGA
- a CDS encoding DNA circularization protein codes for MNWRDRLLPASFRGVGFWIDQAKTPVGRKGQLHEYPQRDLPFFEDLGQQAKTHDLTAFIIGANCLEQRDKLLQALEQGSGELVHPWLGRLQVKVGECDMTHTRQDGGMVTFSLKFYPDRPLPFPTATVSTQKVLLAKADGLLGSAVARFEQAMTLIKAARIGIANLRNSLTGVYDVIKEQLKPLIAQYKQITELVRAVKELPKEVAAEFKGLLGDIKELKEFAKEGYRGVIADVSQQIEAIRKADAPKITTGKDTNAAAQAMANLVQDTLIVKVAQWVASMPVASTPVKLNSTPSLDQQSKQPVSRQEVPVTDDLQTLQKALNEVLQMAQDKADPGHYQAIGDLKEALNGHFKAVASSGVRLVSKTFQETFPALVVAYQQFGDATRVTEVIQRNGLSHPGYSPNEVKVSRE; via the coding sequence ATGAACTGGCGTGACCGTTTGTTGCCGGCATCCTTTCGCGGTGTCGGTTTCTGGATCGATCAGGCGAAAACCCCGGTCGGTCGCAAGGGGCAGTTGCACGAATATCCGCAACGGGACCTGCCGTTTTTCGAGGACCTTGGTCAGCAGGCCAAGACCCACGACCTGACGGCGTTCATCATCGGCGCCAATTGCCTGGAACAGCGTGACAAGCTGCTTCAGGCCCTGGAACAGGGCAGCGGCGAACTGGTGCATCCGTGGTTGGGGCGCTTGCAGGTCAAGGTCGGCGAGTGCGACATGACCCACACCCGCCAGGACGGCGGGATGGTGACGTTCAGCCTGAAGTTCTACCCGGACCGACCGCTGCCGTTTCCGACGGCGACGGTCAGCACCCAGAAAGTACTGCTGGCCAAGGCCGACGGTTTGCTCGGCTCGGCAGTGGCACGCTTCGAACAGGCGATGACCCTGATCAAGGCCGCGCGGATCGGCATCGCCAATCTGCGCAACAGCCTCACCGGCGTGTACGACGTGATCAAGGAACAGCTCAAACCGCTGATCGCCCAGTACAAGCAGATCACCGAACTGGTCAGGGCAGTGAAGGAGCTGCCCAAGGAAGTGGCGGCGGAGTTCAAGGGCTTGCTCGGCGATATCAAGGAGCTGAAGGAGTTCGCGAAGGAGGGCTACCGTGGCGTGATTGCCGACGTGTCCCAACAGATCGAAGCCATCCGCAAGGCCGACGCACCGAAAATCACCACCGGCAAGGACACCAACGCCGCCGCGCAAGCGATGGCCAACCTGGTGCAGGACACGCTGATCGTCAAAGTGGCGCAATGGGTGGCCTCGATGCCGGTGGCGTCGACGCCGGTGAAACTCAACTCGACACCTTCGCTGGATCAGCAATCGAAGCAGCCGGTCAGCCGTCAGGAAGTGCCGGTCACGGATGATCTGCAAACGCTGCAAAAAGCGTTGAACGAAGTGCTGCAAATGGCTCAGGACAAGGCCGATCCCGGTCACTACCAGGCCATCGGCGATCTTAAGGAGGCACTGAATGGGCACTTCAAGGCCGTGGCTTCTTCCGGTGTGCGACTGGTCAGCAAAACTTTCCAGGAAACCTTTCCGGCATTGGTTGTGGCCTACCAGCAGTTCGGCGATGCCACCCGGGTGACCGAGGTCATTCAGCGCAACGGTCTGTCTCATCCGGGGTACTCACCCAACGAAGTCAAGGTTTCCCGGGAGTGA